The Cyclopterus lumpus isolate fCycLum1 chromosome 12, fCycLum1.pri, whole genome shotgun sequence genome window below encodes:
- the LOC117740953 gene encoding endophilin-B2-like isoform X3, with amino-acid sequence MDFNVKKLASGAGVFFTRAVQFTEEKLGQAEKTELDPHLENLITRADCTKNWTEKIFRQTEVLLQPNPSARIEEFIYDKLDKKLPSRTTNSELLGQYMLEAANEFGPGTPYGSTLITVGEYQKKLGGAERELLQTSAAGFLSPLRNFLEGDWRTISKERRLLENRRLDLDICKARLKKAKVAEAKAAAAPDFQETRPRNYVLSASASAAEHELRVAQTEFDRQAEVTRLLLEGISSTHLNHLRCLQDFAEAQATYYAQCHHYMQDLQRELNTAIAVSAPHPTAALCPDPVSSAFLSGPSSPGAPASSLSSQRPSTLAMEQLPVTGTRKAKVLYDYDAHNVSELSLLADELITVHTVPGMDPDWLIGERGNQKGKVPVTYLELLS; translated from the exons ATGGATTTCAACGTGAAGAAACTGGCTTCCGGCGCAGGCGTCTTCTTCACCCGGGCCGTGCAG TTCACAGAAGAGAAACTGGGCCAAGCGGAGAAGACGGAGCTGGACCCCCACCTGGAGAACCTGATCACTCGGGCAGACTGCACCAAGAACTGGACCGAGAAGATCTTTCGACAAACCGAGGTGCTCCTGCAGCCCAACCCGA GTGCTCGAATAGAGGAATTCATCTATGACAAGCTGGATAAGAAGCTTCCCTCCAGGACCACAAACTCAGAGCTGCTGGGCCAGTACATGCTGGAAGCTGCCAATGAATTTGGTCCAGGGACGCCATATG GCAGTACCCTGATCACAGTGGGAGAGTACCAGAAGAAGCTGGGCGGAGCCGAGCGCGAGCTCCTCCAAACCTCAGCCGCCGGCTTTCTCAGTCCTCTACGCAACTTCCTTGAAGGAGACTGGAGGACTATATCA AAAGAGAGGCGACTTCTGGAGAATCGGCGTCTGGATCTTGACATCTGCAAAGCACGTCTAAAAAAAGCCAAAGTGGCAGAAGCCAAAGCAGCG GCTGCACCTGATTTTCAGGAGACAAGACCTCGAAATTATGTTCTCTCTGCCAGTGCATCAGCG GCGGAGCACGAGCTCCGGGTCGCTCAGACGGAGTTTGACCGACAAGCGGAGGTGACcaggctgctgctggagggcatCAGCAGCACGCAT CTCAACCACCTGCGATGTCTGCAGGATTTTGCAGAGGCTCAGGCCACTTACTACGCCCAGTGTCATCACTACATGCAGGACCTTCAGAGAGAGCTCAACAC TGCTATTGCCGTCAGCGCCCCCCACCCTACTGCTGCTCTCTGCCCCGACCCCGTCTCCTCTGCTTTCCTGTCTGGACCATCTTCTCCTGGGGCCCCAGCCTCCTCTCTGTCTAGTCAGAGGCCCAGCACCCTGGCTATGGAGCAGCTCCCAGTCACAGGCACCAGAAAGGCCAAGGTCCTGTATGACTATGACGCCCACAATGTCAGCGAGCTGTCCCTCTTGGCTGATGAG
- the LOC117740953 gene encoding endophilin-B2-like isoform X2 — MDFNVKKLASGAGVFFTRAVQFTEEKLGQAEKTELDPHLENLITRADCTKNWTEKIFRQTEVLLQPNPIDHTGARIEEFIYDKLDKKLPSRTTNSELLGQYMLEAANEFGPGTPYGSTLITVGEYQKKLGGAERELLQTSAAGFLSPLRNFLEGDWRTISKERRLLENRRLDLDICKARLKKAKVAEAKAAAAPDFQETRPRNYVLSASASAAEHELRVAQTEFDRQAEVTRLLLEGISSTHLNHLRCLQDFAEAQATYYAQCHHYMQDLQRELNTAIAVSAPHPTAALCPDPVSSAFLSGPSSPGAPASSLSSQRPSTLAMEQLPVTGTRKAKVLYDYDAHNVSELSLLADELITVHTVPGMDPDWLIGERGNQKGKVPVTYLELLS; from the exons ATGGATTTCAACGTGAAGAAACTGGCTTCCGGCGCAGGCGTCTTCTTCACCCGGGCCGTGCAG TTCACAGAAGAGAAACTGGGCCAAGCGGAGAAGACGGAGCTGGACCCCCACCTGGAGAACCTGATCACTCGGGCAGACTGCACCAAGAACTGGACCGAGAAGATCTTTCGACAAACCGAGGTGCTCCTGCAGCCCAACCCGA TTGACCACACCG GTGCTCGAATAGAGGAATTCATCTATGACAAGCTGGATAAGAAGCTTCCCTCCAGGACCACAAACTCAGAGCTGCTGGGCCAGTACATGCTGGAAGCTGCCAATGAATTTGGTCCAGGGACGCCATATG GCAGTACCCTGATCACAGTGGGAGAGTACCAGAAGAAGCTGGGCGGAGCCGAGCGCGAGCTCCTCCAAACCTCAGCCGCCGGCTTTCTCAGTCCTCTACGCAACTTCCTTGAAGGAGACTGGAGGACTATATCA AAAGAGAGGCGACTTCTGGAGAATCGGCGTCTGGATCTTGACATCTGCAAAGCACGTCTAAAAAAAGCCAAAGTGGCAGAAGCCAAAGCAGCG GCTGCACCTGATTTTCAGGAGACAAGACCTCGAAATTATGTTCTCTCTGCCAGTGCATCAGCG GCGGAGCACGAGCTCCGGGTCGCTCAGACGGAGTTTGACCGACAAGCGGAGGTGACcaggctgctgctggagggcatCAGCAGCACGCAT CTCAACCACCTGCGATGTCTGCAGGATTTTGCAGAGGCTCAGGCCACTTACTACGCCCAGTGTCATCACTACATGCAGGACCTTCAGAGAGAGCTCAACAC TGCTATTGCCGTCAGCGCCCCCCACCCTACTGCTGCTCTCTGCCCCGACCCCGTCTCCTCTGCTTTCCTGTCTGGACCATCTTCTCCTGGGGCCCCAGCCTCCTCTCTGTCTAGTCAGAGGCCCAGCACCCTGGCTATGGAGCAGCTCCCAGTCACAGGCACCAGAAAGGCCAAGGTCCTGTATGACTATGACGCCCACAATGTCAGCGAGCTGTCCCTCTTGGCTGATGAG
- the LOC117740953 gene encoding endophilin-B2-like isoform X4, whose amino-acid sequence MDFNVKKLASGAGVFFTRAVQFTEEKLGQAEKTELDPHLENLITRADCTKNWTEKIFRQTEVLLQPNPSARIEEFIYDKLDKKLPSRTTNSELLGQYMLEAANEFGPGTPYGSTLITVGEYQKKLGGAERELLQTSAAGFLSPLRNFLEGDWRTISKERRLLENRRLDLDICKARLKKAKVAEAKAAAEHELRVAQTEFDRQAEVTRLLLEGISSTHLNHLRCLQDFAEAQATYYAQCHHYMQDLQRELNTAIAVSAPHPTAALCPDPVSSAFLSGPSSPGAPASSLSSQRPSTLAMEQLPVTGTRKAKVLYDYDAHNVSELSLLADELITVHTVPGMDPDWLIGERGNQKGKVPVTYLELLS is encoded by the exons ATGGATTTCAACGTGAAGAAACTGGCTTCCGGCGCAGGCGTCTTCTTCACCCGGGCCGTGCAG TTCACAGAAGAGAAACTGGGCCAAGCGGAGAAGACGGAGCTGGACCCCCACCTGGAGAACCTGATCACTCGGGCAGACTGCACCAAGAACTGGACCGAGAAGATCTTTCGACAAACCGAGGTGCTCCTGCAGCCCAACCCGA GTGCTCGAATAGAGGAATTCATCTATGACAAGCTGGATAAGAAGCTTCCCTCCAGGACCACAAACTCAGAGCTGCTGGGCCAGTACATGCTGGAAGCTGCCAATGAATTTGGTCCAGGGACGCCATATG GCAGTACCCTGATCACAGTGGGAGAGTACCAGAAGAAGCTGGGCGGAGCCGAGCGCGAGCTCCTCCAAACCTCAGCCGCCGGCTTTCTCAGTCCTCTACGCAACTTCCTTGAAGGAGACTGGAGGACTATATCA AAAGAGAGGCGACTTCTGGAGAATCGGCGTCTGGATCTTGACATCTGCAAAGCACGTCTAAAAAAAGCCAAAGTGGCAGAAGCCAAAGCAGCG GCGGAGCACGAGCTCCGGGTCGCTCAGACGGAGTTTGACCGACAAGCGGAGGTGACcaggctgctgctggagggcatCAGCAGCACGCAT CTCAACCACCTGCGATGTCTGCAGGATTTTGCAGAGGCTCAGGCCACTTACTACGCCCAGTGTCATCACTACATGCAGGACCTTCAGAGAGAGCTCAACAC TGCTATTGCCGTCAGCGCCCCCCACCCTACTGCTGCTCTCTGCCCCGACCCCGTCTCCTCTGCTTTCCTGTCTGGACCATCTTCTCCTGGGGCCCCAGCCTCCTCTCTGTCTAGTCAGAGGCCCAGCACCCTGGCTATGGAGCAGCTCCCAGTCACAGGCACCAGAAAGGCCAAGGTCCTGTATGACTATGACGCCCACAATGTCAGCGAGCTGTCCCTCTTGGCTGATGAG
- the LOC117740953 gene encoding endophilin-B2-like isoform X1 produces the protein MDFNVKKLASGAGVFFTRAVQFTEEKLGQAEKTELDPHLENLITRADCTKNWTEKIFRQTEVLLQPNPSARIEEFIYDKLDKKLPSRTTNSELLGQYMLEAANEFGPGTPYGSTLITVGEYQKKLGGAERELLQTSAAGFLSPLRNFLEGDWRTISKERRLLENRRLDLDICKARLKKAKVAEAKAAAAPDFQETRPRNYVLSASASAAEHELRVAQTEFDRQAEVTRLLLEGISSTHLNHLRCLQDFAEAQATYYAQCHHYMQDLQRELNTAIAVSAPHPTAALCPDPVSSAFLSGPSSPGAPASSLSSQRPSTLAMEQLPVTGTRKAKVLYDYDAHNVSELSLLADEVRGAEAFLRMHTFFLTHTYIRSGLLRSLLGEQHWSRRHQHTL, from the exons ATGGATTTCAACGTGAAGAAACTGGCTTCCGGCGCAGGCGTCTTCTTCACCCGGGCCGTGCAG TTCACAGAAGAGAAACTGGGCCAAGCGGAGAAGACGGAGCTGGACCCCCACCTGGAGAACCTGATCACTCGGGCAGACTGCACCAAGAACTGGACCGAGAAGATCTTTCGACAAACCGAGGTGCTCCTGCAGCCCAACCCGA GTGCTCGAATAGAGGAATTCATCTATGACAAGCTGGATAAGAAGCTTCCCTCCAGGACCACAAACTCAGAGCTGCTGGGCCAGTACATGCTGGAAGCTGCCAATGAATTTGGTCCAGGGACGCCATATG GCAGTACCCTGATCACAGTGGGAGAGTACCAGAAGAAGCTGGGCGGAGCCGAGCGCGAGCTCCTCCAAACCTCAGCCGCCGGCTTTCTCAGTCCTCTACGCAACTTCCTTGAAGGAGACTGGAGGACTATATCA AAAGAGAGGCGACTTCTGGAGAATCGGCGTCTGGATCTTGACATCTGCAAAGCACGTCTAAAAAAAGCCAAAGTGGCAGAAGCCAAAGCAGCG GCTGCACCTGATTTTCAGGAGACAAGACCTCGAAATTATGTTCTCTCTGCCAGTGCATCAGCG GCGGAGCACGAGCTCCGGGTCGCTCAGACGGAGTTTGACCGACAAGCGGAGGTGACcaggctgctgctggagggcatCAGCAGCACGCAT CTCAACCACCTGCGATGTCTGCAGGATTTTGCAGAGGCTCAGGCCACTTACTACGCCCAGTGTCATCACTACATGCAGGACCTTCAGAGAGAGCTCAACAC TGCTATTGCCGTCAGCGCCCCCCACCCTACTGCTGCTCTCTGCCCCGACCCCGTCTCCTCTGCTTTCCTGTCTGGACCATCTTCTCCTGGGGCCCCAGCCTCCTCTCTGTCTAGTCAGAGGCCCAGCACCCTGGCTATGGAGCAGCTCCCAGTCACAGGCACCAGAAAGGCCAAGGTCCTGTATGACTATGACGCCCACAATGTCAGCGAGCTGTCCCTCTTGGCTGATGAG GTCCGAGGGGCTGAGGCCTTTCTCCGCATGCACACATTCTTTCTCACACATACCTACATACGCTCTggacttctccgtagtctgctgggggagcagcattggagccggagacaccaacacactctctaa